One Phycisphaera mikurensis NBRC 102666 DNA window includes the following coding sequences:
- a CDS encoding PEP-CTERM sorting domain-containing protein, producing MTPRPVALIAAAALAAPAASAAPVVLNEYNAVSGSKQLDDGAGADAFFGTIDGNGGNWFELLVIEDTDLRGWQLAWTEAEETFTGSGINTAGTLTLTGDALWSDVKAGSLITFIETADGGGSLLDTSTDTSYDPVAGDWTINVATREEAGKAAGLVTTTTNDGSPGDFSVGNEDWTLTILDAGGVVRAAATGEGAPGYAGDKVNSREGFALEGPGAGATLADFQAIGADSSLYDDTSGTTYGSLNADLQPDGSFVIEQDVSALRNQIPEPGTAALAAAGLGLLASRRRRG from the coding sequence ATGACCCCCCGCCCCGTCGCCCTGATCGCCGCCGCCGCTCTCGCCGCCCCCGCCGCCTCGGCGGCCCCCGTCGTCCTCAACGAGTACAACGCCGTCAGCGGCAGCAAGCAGCTCGACGACGGAGCGGGCGCCGACGCCTTCTTCGGCACGATCGACGGCAACGGCGGCAACTGGTTCGAGCTGCTGGTGATCGAGGACACCGACCTGCGCGGCTGGCAGCTCGCCTGGACCGAAGCGGAGGAGACCTTCACGGGCTCGGGCATCAACACCGCCGGCACGCTCACGCTCACCGGTGACGCGCTGTGGAGCGACGTCAAGGCCGGCTCGCTGATCACCTTCATCGAGACCGCCGACGGCGGGGGCTCTCTGCTCGACACCTCGACCGACACCTCCTACGACCCCGTCGCCGGCGACTGGACGATCAACGTCGCCACCCGCGAGGAGGCGGGCAAGGCCGCCGGCCTCGTGACCACGACCACCAACGACGGGAGCCCCGGCGACTTCTCCGTCGGCAACGAGGACTGGACGCTGACGATCCTCGACGCCGGTGGCGTCGTCCGCGCCGCCGCCACCGGCGAGGGCGCGCCCGGCTACGCCGGCGACAAGGTCAACAGCCGCGAAGGCTTCGCCCTGGAGGGCCCCGGCGCCGGCGCGACGCTCGCCGACTTCCAGGCGATCGGAGCCGACAGCTCCCTCTACGACGACACCTCCGGCACGACCTACGGCAGCCTCAACGCCGACCTCCAGCCCGACGGCAGCTTCGTCATCGAGCAGGACGTGTCCGCCCTCCGCAACCAGATCCCCGAGCCCGGCACCGCCGCGCTC